One part of the Pirellulales bacterium genome encodes these proteins:
- a CDS encoding aldolase: MPTSRVRQRWAAGKPALGTVAYFTDPASAELISLLGFDCIWIDLEHQSTSVAQAAQMIRAARVGQADVMARPGKGEFMRLGRLLEAGATGIIYPRCDNAAEAREVVRWTKFAPLGERGYMGVNPDASYGMVGMAEYLGEANRRTWLAIQIESPAALGQAREIAQIEGVDVVFFGSSDFSVLSGVPGQFDSETVQQAMRQLCRETLAAGKRFGTYVNSVEQARLAVELGASLVCYGIDLLFVKSALENVKRQFAALGFQFGATPDPLASFR; encoded by the coding sequence ATGCCCACGAGCAGAGTGCGACAGCGCTGGGCGGCGGGCAAGCCGGCGCTGGGCACGGTTGCGTATTTTACCGATCCGGCCAGCGCCGAGCTAATCAGCCTGCTGGGGTTCGACTGCATTTGGATCGACTTGGAGCATCAATCGACCAGCGTGGCGCAAGCCGCCCAAATGATTCGCGCGGCCCGAGTCGGCCAGGCCGACGTCATGGCGCGACCCGGCAAGGGGGAATTCATGCGGCTCGGCCGACTGCTGGAAGCCGGCGCTACGGGCATCATCTATCCGCGCTGCGACAATGCGGCCGAAGCGCGCGAAGTGGTTCGCTGGACCAAGTTCGCCCCGCTCGGCGAGCGCGGCTATATGGGAGTGAATCCCGATGCGTCGTATGGCATGGTCGGGATGGCCGAGTACCTGGGCGAAGCCAACCGCCGCACCTGGTTGGCCATTCAAATCGAATCCCCGGCCGCTCTGGGGCAAGCCCGTGAAATCGCCCAGATCGAGGGAGTCGATGTGGTGTTCTTTGGATCGAGCGACTTTTCGGTGCTCAGCGGCGTGCCTGGCCAGTTTGACAGCGAAACGGTGCAGCAAGCCATGCGTCAGCTTTGTCGCGAGACCCTTGCCGCCGGAAAGCGGTTTGGAACCTACGTGAACAGCGTGGAGCAGGCCCGCTTGGCCGTCGAGCTGGGCGCAAGCCTCGTGTGCTACGGCATCGATCTGTTGTTTGTCAAATCGGCGCTGGAAAACGTCAAACGGCAGTTTGCCGCGCTGGGCTTCCAATTCGGCGCCACGCCCGATCCTCTTGCAAGTTTCCGCTAG